One Setaria viridis chromosome 5, Setaria_viridis_v4.0, whole genome shotgun sequence genomic region harbors:
- the LOC117857688 gene encoding uncharacterized protein, whose translation MAASPISLPTTPAGLRHGACHGPALPARRRSPAAPTTRCAAFRRSASGGRGQYGGALVDEGMSVLRRRIREARMAESNYEAPAGWAAWEKRYYPAYVADVSGIVGALQLALMGTRPSVAIAVAALVLGSVPVSAAAALHHLGMVAEAVLQSVHHVS comes from the coding sequence ATGGCTGCTTCACCCATCTCGCTTccgacgacgccggcggggctccggcacgGGGCGTGCCACGGCCCAGCGCtgccggcgaggcggagatcaCCGGCCGCGCCGACGACGCGCTGCGCGGCGTTCCGGCGgagcgcgagcggcgggcggggccaGTACGGCGGCGCGCTGGTGGACGAGGGCATGTccgtgctgcggcggcggatccgggaggCGCGGATGGCGGAGTCCAACTACGAGGCGCCCGCGGGGTGGGCGGCCTGGGAGAAGCGGTACTACCCGGCCTACGTCGCCGACGTGTCCGGCATCGTCGGCGCGCTGCAACTGGCCCTCATGGGCACCAGGCCCAgcgtcgccatcgccgtcgccgcgctcgtGCTCGGCAGCGTGCctgtctccgccgccgccgcgctgcaccATCTGGGGATGGTCGCCGAGGCCGTCCTGCAGTCCGTCCACCACGTTTCTTGA
- the LOC117857687 gene encoding ABC transporter G family member 7, which produces MEVRGLGQLLAALAAALFVRAIAGPGPALLPPAEDTEGDETDAEAGEGGGGVPPVTIRWARITCALKNKRGEVARFLLSNVSGEAKPGRLLALMGPSGSGKTTLLNVLAGQLTASPSLHLSGFLYVNGRPISKTGYKIAFVRQEDLFFSQLTVRETLSLAAELQLTDTWAPERKERYVNDLLFRLGLVNCADSIVGDAKVRGISGGEKKRLSLACELIASPSVIFADEPTTGLDAFQAEKVMETLRQLAEDGHTVICSIHQPRGSVYGKFDDIVLLSEGEIVYMGPAKEEPLTYFASLGYQCPDHMNPAEFLADLISVDYGSAESVQSSQKRIENLIEAFSNKALATEGNGSIAKPEESEFSAKAVQKSSMKQRRGWWRQFRLLFKRAWMQAFRDGPTNKVRARMSAASAVIFGSVFWRMGKSQTSIQDRMGLLQVAAINTAMAALTKTLGVFPKERTIVDRERAKGSYALGPYLSSKLLAEIPIGAAFPLIFGSILYPMAKLHPTFSRFAKFCGIVTVESFAASAMGLTVGAMAPTTEAAMALGPSLMTVFIVFGGYYVNPDNTPVIFRWIPRISLIRWAFQGLCINEFKGLQFEQQHSYDIQTGEQALERFSLGGIRIADTLVAQGRILMFWYWSTYLLLKKNRPKYQPLLPPLEDDQNKQQVE; this is translated from the exons atGGAGGTCAGGGGGCTGGGGCAGCTCCTGGCGGCGCTGGCCGCGGCGCTCTTCGTCCGCGCCATCGCCGGGCCCGGGCccgccctcctcccgccggcggAGGACACGGAGGGCGACGAGACCGAcgcggaggccggcgagggaggcggcggcgtgccgcCCGTGACCATCCGCTGGGCCCGCATCACGTGCGCGCTGAAGAACAAGCGCGGGGAAGTG GCAAGGTTTCTGCTGTCAAATGTGTCAGGGGAGGCAAAACCAGGGAGGCTGCTAGCGCTCATGGGGCCATCCGGGTCTGGCAAAACGACTCTGCTCAATGTGCTAGCAGGGCAGCTCACAGCTTCGCCTTCCTTGCATCTTTCGGGCTTTCTGTATGTCAATGGCCGGCCTATCTCGAAGACTGGTTACAA GATTGCTTTCGTGAGGCAGGAAGACCTGTTCTTCTCGCAGCTTACTGTGCGGGAGACGCTCTCGCTTGCTGCTGAACTCCAGCTTACTGACACGTGGGCTCCTGAGAGGAAGGAGCGCTATGTAAATGATCTTTTGTTTCGTCTGGGATTG GTCAATTGTGCTGATTCTATTGTTGGTGATGCGAAAGTTCGAGGTATAAGTGGGGGTGAGAAGAAGCGCCTCTCACTAGCATGTGAACTGATTGCTAGTCCTTCAGTCATCTTTGCAGATGAGCCAACAACAG GTCTTGATGCTTTCCAAGCAGAAAAGGTCATGGAGACTCTTAGACAGCTTGCTGAGGATGGGCACACTGTTATCTGCTCTATACATCAGCCAAGAGGTTCAGTCTACGGCAAATTTGATGACATTGTGCTACTTTCAGAGGGAGAAATTGTATACATGGGGCCTGCAAAAGAAGAACCTCTAACGTACTTCGCATCATTAGG GTATCAGTGTCCAGATCATATGAACCCTGCTGAATTCTTGGCTGATCTCATTTCCGTTGATTATGGCTCAGCTGAAAGCGTACAGTCATCGCAGAAAAGGATTGAGAACCTCATTGAGGCCTTTTCTAATAAAGCCCTGGCCACTGAAGGTAACGGTTCAATTGCAAAACCAGAGGAATCTGAATTTTCTGCCAAAGCTGTTCAGAAGTCTAGTATGAAGCAAAGGCGTGGTTGGTGGAGACAATTTCGTTTGCTTTTTAAGCGAGCATGGATGCAG GCTTTTCGTGATGGACCAACAAACAAAGTGAGAGCACGAATGTCTGCTGCTTCAGCAGTTATATTTGGATCAGTGTTCTGGCGAATGGGGAAATCTCAAACATCCATACAAGACCGGATGGGACTACTTCAG GTGGCTGCCATAAACACAGCAATGGCTGCACTGACAAAGACTCTGGGAGTTTTCCCGAAAGAACGGACTATAGTTGACAGAGAACGTGCAAAAGGTTCCTATGCGCTTGGACCATATCTTTCATCCAAGTTGTTGGCCGAGATTCCCATTGGAGCAGCATTTCCGTTGATATTTGGATCGATTCTCTATCCAATGGCTAAACTACATCCTACATTTTCTAG ATTCGCCAAATTCTGTGGTATTGTGACTGTAGAGTCATTTGCTGCATCAGCAATGGGTCTCACTGTTGGAGCAATGGCTCCTACAACCGAAGCTGCAATGGCTCTTGGGCCATCCCTTATGACTGTGTTTATTGTATTTGGAGGATACTATGTTAACCCTGACAATACTCCAGTCATATTTCGTTGGATCCCAAGAATATCACTCATTAGATG GGCCTTCCAAGGGCTTTGCATCAATGAGTTCAAGGGTCTGCAATTTGAGCAACAACATTCCTATGATATTCAAACTGGTGAACAG GCCCTGGAGAGGTTTTCATTAGGAGGGATCCGAATTGCAGACACGCTAGTTGCACAGGGCAGGATTCTAATGTTCTGGTACTGGTCAACCTACCTTCTTCTGAAGAAAAACAGACCAAAGTATCAGCCACTCCTGCCCCCACTGGAAGATGATCAAAATAAACAGCAGGTGGAATAA